The Archaeoglobaceae archaeon genomic sequence CAACCTCATTTGCCCCTTCATGCCCTCCAAGAAGTGGGATCGCATAGCTGAGACTGGGATCAAGAACAACGATGGCAGGATCTTCAAATTTACTCTTGAGCTTACCGCAGAGTTTTCTAACAACAACTCCCGCGGGAGCTCTGAAAATGAGGACATCGTATTTTCCGAAATCGATCTCGTCATTCCAGAGCAATAGATCAGCCTTAAGAAGATCTGCGACCTTCTTCATTCTTTCAAGATCTTTTTCAAAGCAAATTACCGCTATGAGTATAATCTCGACCTCCTCACACGCTTTAAAGCCTTTCCAACCACTATTACTGCCATTCTATTGATGTCCTTTGCCTTTTCAGCTATATCTGAAAGCGTCCCCTCTATAACCTTTTCACCTTCTTGGGAAACTCTGTAAGCTACCACAGCGGGTTCATCGCCCCTGATCTTTAGCAATCTCTGTGCAAGCTCCCCGATCTTTCCTGAGCTTAGCAAAAACACAAGCGTTGAGTTCGTTTCAGCAAGTTTCTCGATCTCATCTCTTTCGAGTGTTTTTCCAGCACTCCTCGTTATGATCACCGTCGGCGTGTCTGCGGTGGCAAGTTCAGCTTTCAGCTTTGCAGAGACTGCGAAAACACTGCTCACTCCCGGCACAACCTCGCACTCAATTCCTCTTTTTTCAAGCTCTTCGATCTGCTCAACTATTGCTCCATAAATGCTCGGGTCTCCGCTTTGCACTCTTACAACTTTCTTGTTCTCTTTAACGAATTTCTCAATCGTAGCAACGATCTCTTCAAGTTTCATTCCGTGGCTGTTGATCTTGAGTGCCTTGAATTCTGAAAGACTGCTCTCCGGGATTATTGAGCCGGGGTAGATTATAACGTCCGCCTCCTTGAGCAATTTGTAGCCCCTAATAGTAAGCAACTCTGGGTCACCGGGGCCAAAGCCTACAAAGTAAACCTTCACCTTTTCACCCCAAGTATAAGCGAGAAGTAATCCGCTTCATTCGGAATTTCCTTGCTGATCCTTTGTCCTTCCATATATAGTCTTTCAACGAATTTTAGCTCCGTAAATCCCATAGCCCTGAGCTTTTCCGCAATTTCGCCACTTCTCTTAGCTTTCATAACCGCAATCACTTCTTCCTCAAAGTTTGTCGTTATTAGCAAAGACTTCTTTACAAAAGTCCTTGTCATTGCGAGAGCAGAAAAAACGACACTAACCCCTGGCACAATCTCGATCTCAGCACTGGGATCGAGCTTTAAAACTTCCTCAGCAAGCTCTGAAAAGGTTGAGTAAAGCACCGCATCGCCTATACAGCAGAAGGCTATTTTTTCTTTCTTGATCCTTTCAACAAGCTCCTCTGCCAGTTTTCTTGCAACTTCCTGCCCCTTTCCCATCGGAAATTCAACAATTCTTGGCTCTCTGAACCGCCTAACAAGCTTTTCCGCATTTTCCCCGGGAACGATCACTTCATTCGCTTCTTTGAGCACTCTGATCGCCTTCAGTGTCAGCAATTCCGGATCCCCTGGCCCAAGGCTCACTCCGTAGAGCATGCGACCACCATGAATACTGGATTTAGGGGTTTAAAAGCAGTTCCGCCCGCAAGCTCATAACTTCTCCAGACGTTTAAAGCGATCATTTCGCAATTCCATCCTAAGCTCTTCATTTTCCCTAAAGCTTTTAAAGCCACTTCAATCCTCGCTGCGTTCACTGCAATCTTCTTGGCTTTCTTGCAGGCGATTTCAAGCATCTCTTCAAGCCTCTTTGTTCCGCCAAAGAAAACGAGATCGTAGTCGTATTTGCTCAAAAAATCTAAACCATCCATGCAAATAACTTCGCAGTTCAGTCCAGAAAGCCTTTTTTTCGCCTCTTCAAGCACTTTTTCGTCAAGATCTACTGCGTAGACTTTTTTAACAAATGGTGCGAAGAATTCCGCAACGCTTCCACTTCCACAGCCCACATCCACAAATATTTGGTCTTTGCTTGGCTTGAGCTTTGCAAAAAGAACTCCGATCGCTTCAAGCTTCGTTACCTTCATTTTGTTTCCCCTAAAAGTTCCTTCAATTTCTCAAGACTTCCATTTTCAAAGTTAACGACTACGCAATGACCTTCAGAGGCTTTCAAAATTGCCTCCAAGAGCTTTTTTATTTTCTCCATGTTTGGAGCATTTCCGTTCAAATTCACAACAAAATTTGAGCCAATTTTTTCATTTTCGGAAATGATTAATTTTCCAAAGCCAAAAGTTCTTATTCCGATCTTTCTTGCAAGCTCAAAGTTTAGGCTTTCGCCCTCGTAAACGATCCGACCATCTTCGAGGTAGTAAAAACGATCTCCAACTCTTTTTGCGAGATCGAAGTCATGTGTTGCAATGATAATGCCCTTTCCCGCATTTCTAAGCTTTTCAATTAGCTCTATCATGGCATCAAAACCGAGCTGATCCAAGCCTGCGGTTGGTTCATCGAGAATTACGAACTCTGGATCCATCGCTATTGCGTCAGCAATCGAAAGTCTTTTCTTTTCTCCACCGCTAAGCTGACTGCAGAGCCTCTTCTCATAGCCCTCGAGCCCGACAAGCTTTAAAGCCTCTTCAACCTTCTCAAGTGCTATTCCCACGTTTGCTGGTCCAAAGGCTACTTCCTGCCATACTGTCGGAGCAATAATCTGCTCGTCTGGATTTTGAAAAACGATCGAAACTCTCTTTCTGAGCTCCAAAAGGCTTTTTTTATTGTATTCAATTCTTGAACCGTCTATTCTGACTTCTCCTTTTTTTGGCTTGAGCAGTCCATTCAGGTGCAGAAGAAGGGTTGTTTTCCCCGCTCCATTTTTGCCCATTAAAACCGTTACTTCTCCCCGCTTTGCTCTGAAGTTTACACCTTTCAGAACCTCTCTGTCCGCGTAAGAGAACCAGAGATCGATCGTTTCGATCATATGAGCAACCCCATAGCCATTAGGCTAAGCAGAATGACTGCAAAAACAGAGCCCTTGCTTTTAAATTTTTGCATAGGGAAAACGCCAGCATCGCATCTTGCTTCTTTCGCCCTCTCAAATTTCTCAACTTTTTCAAAAGATCTAAGGAATAGCATGTAGCTGAGCATCGAAGTGGTTTTTATTGATCTTCTGATCCCAAAAAAGCCAAGTCGTGCTTCAGCTGAAATTCTAAGGCTCTCGATCTCTTCCAGCAATACTTGGATCGCTCTGTAGCTGAGGAGCATTAGCTCTCTAACGAATCCCTTCAGCCTGATCGCCGAAATGAACTCTGGGAGGGTTGTTGTTAAAATGAGGTAGCTGAATGCTGATAAAGCTGAGAAAGATCTCAGCATTACGTTCAAAGCAGTTTCAACGCTTTTATCTGTGATTTTTAGAAAATAAAAGCTCGCAACTTCTTTTCCATCGATTGTGAATAAAATCACGAGAATTCCAAGAAAAATAAAGCCGAATGGGATTTTTATAATCTTAAAAAAATATTTTGATGCGTGAATTGAAAGAGCTGAAAATAATACGAGAGCTATGAGCTGGGTATGAAAGTCAAGAAGGATCAGCGGTAGCGATAGCAGAACTAACCACACCTTGATTGGGCCATCGATCAACTTCCTGGAGTTTACCTGAACACTTTCAAGACTCTCGCTCATGTCTTCCGAGGAAGTAGCCAACGAGAAAACCGCCTATTCCAGCTTGAATGCTGAAAAGCAGTGTTTCGATCTCCCCAGCAGGCTCAAATAGGGGTGAGAACCACGGCTCGTAATCTGGGTTGATCTCCTTGATCTTCTCTTCCGCAACCTCGTCTGTCCCTCGCCATTCCTGAGCGGAAGCGGTTAAGATCAGAATAAGAAAGATTGGAAAAATTAGTCTTTGGAGCTTCAAGCGGTGCTCACCTCCGGAGTATAGGTCTTAATGCTTTTGAGGAGCGTTAAAGCGACAAAAGCTTCGATCACTGCAATTGGAACTTGAGTTATTGCGAAGATCCCGAGGAATTTGATTGCTGAAGCAAGCACTCCTTCAATTCCCGGAGTAGCGGGATAAGCAAGGGCGAGCTGGAATGAAGTCATAACGTAAGTCATGAGATCTGCAACCGCTGCAGCTGAAAAGAAGGCAACCGAAAGGCTAAACTTCTTTAGAGCCTTGTATACTAAAAAGCCAAAAATTGGTCCGAAGATGCCCATTGAAAATGTGTTTGCCCCGAGCGTTGTTATCCCGCCGTGTGCAAGGAGTAAAGCCTGATAGAGCAGTGCAATTGAGGAAAGGAATGCGGTAATAGAAGGTCCGAAGAGCACAACCGCGACGCCAGTTCCAGTCGGATGAGAGCAACTTCCAGTGACTGAGGGCAATTTAAGGGCGGATAGGACAAATATGAAACCCAATGAGACCGCAAGCAATGACTTCGATTTTGGATCCCTTTCGATTTCCTTTTTCACTTTCCAAGCACCATAAACTACAAACGGAATTGCCAAAGCAAACCAGAAAGCACTCCACTCAACCGGGAGGAAACCTTCCATTATGTGCATCAAATTCACCTGACATTTAGTAAAATACGTTTGTATAAAAATTTTTTGGTTCGTTGTAAGATAAATTTGCCTTTCATATATTCAATCGAGCTCAAAACCGATCAAAACACTCCCTCCACCCCCTTTCCAGTTCATAATCTTCTTTATGTAAAGATCTGAGGGAGTTGAGGGGCTTCCGACTACAACTCTTTTTGCATGAGGAACTTTGTTCAGCC encodes the following:
- a CDS encoding energy-coupling factor ABC transporter substrate-binding protein, which produces MKLQRLIFPIFLILILTASAQEWRGTDEVAEEKIKEINPDYEPWFSPLFEPAGEIETLLFSIQAGIGGFLVGYFLGRHERES
- a CDS encoding SAM-dependent methyltransferase codes for the protein MLYGVSLGPGDPELLTLKAIRVLKEANEVIVPGENAEKLVRRFREPRIVEFPMGKGQEVARKLAEELVERIKKEKIAFCCIGDAVLYSTFSELAEEVLKLDPSAEIEIVPGVSVVFSALAMTRTFVKKSLLITTNFEEEVIAVMKAKRSGEIAEKLRAMGFTELKFVERLYMEGQRISKEIPNEADYFSLILGVKR
- a CDS encoding ATP-binding cassette domain-containing protein, with protein sequence MIETIDLWFSYADREVLKGVNFRAKRGEVTVLMGKNGAGKTTLLLHLNGLLKPKKGEVRIDGSRIEYNKKSLLELRKRVSIVFQNPDEQIIAPTVWQEVAFGPANVGIALEKVEEALKLVGLEGYEKRLCSQLSGGEKKRLSIADAIAMDPEFVILDEPTAGLDQLGFDAMIELIEKLRNAGKGIIIATHDFDLAKRVGDRFYYLEDGRIVYEGESLNFELARKIGIRTFGFGKLIISENEKIGSNFVVNLNGNAPNMEKIKKLLEAILKASEGHCVVVNFENGSLEKLKELLGETK
- a CDS encoding energy-coupling factor ABC transporter permease, which translates into the protein MHIMEGFLPVEWSAFWFALAIPFVVYGAWKVKKEIERDPKSKSLLAVSLGFIFVLSALKLPSVTGSCSHPTGTGVAVVLFGPSITAFLSSIALLYQALLLAHGGITTLGANTFSMGIFGPIFGFLVYKALKKFSLSVAFFSAAAVADLMTYVMTSFQLALAYPATPGIEGVLASAIKFLGIFAITQVPIAVIEAFVALTLLKSIKTYTPEVSTA
- a CDS encoding CbiQ family ECF transporter T component, giving the protein MATSSEDMSESLESVQVNSRKLIDGPIKVWLVLLSLPLILLDFHTQLIALVLFSALSIHASKYFFKIIKIPFGFIFLGILVILFTIDGKEVASFYFLKITDKSVETALNVMLRSFSALSAFSYLILTTTLPEFISAIRLKGFVRELMLLSYRAIQVLLEEIESLRISAEARLGFFGIRRSIKTTSMLSYMLFLRSFEKVEKFERAKEARCDAGVFPMQKFKSKGSVFAVILLSLMAMGLLI
- a CDS encoding methyltransferase domain-containing protein yields the protein MKVTKLEAIGVLFAKLKPSKDQIFVDVGCGSGSVAEFFAPFVKKVYAVDLDEKVLEEAKKRLSGLNCEVICMDGLDFLSKYDYDLVFFGGTKRLEEMLEIACKKAKKIAVNAARIEVALKALGKMKSLGWNCEMIALNVWRSYELAGGTAFKPLNPVFMVVACSTE
- a CDS encoding cobalt-precorrin-4/precorrin-4 C(11)-methyltransferase → MKVYFVGFGPGDPELLTIRGYKLLKEADVIIYPGSIIPESSLSEFKALKINSHGMKLEEIVATIEKFVKENKKVVRVQSGDPSIYGAIVEQIEELEKRGIECEVVPGVSSVFAVSAKLKAELATADTPTVIITRSAGKTLERDEIEKLAETNSTLVFLLSSGKIGELAQRLLKIRGDEPAVVAYRVSQEGEKVIEGTLSDIAEKAKDINRMAVIVVGKALKRVRRSRLYS